CTAATGATGGCTATTGACCAAGACTGGGACGATTTGAATATGGCGATTGCCTACTTCCAAAAATCGATGATGAGAGTTCGCTACTCCTCCATTCCTGTGGTGGTTGCACCTTTCGGAATGACTTTAGGAGGTGGCTGCGAAATGACGATGCACGCCGACCGGGTGGTTGCTGCAGCAGAAACTTACATCGGACTGGTGGAAACCGGTGTTGGTGTAATTCCTGGCGGTGGCGGTACCAAAGAACTGACTTTGAGAACTTCCCGTGAATTCAATAAAGATGATGTGAAGACCAACCGTCTGCGCGACGCCTTTATGAACATCGCAATGGGTAAAGTAGCGACTTCTGCTTACGAAGCTTACGATATGGGAATTCTGGAGCAGCACAAAGACATTGTGGTGGTTGATAAAAACCGTCAGATTGCCGAAGCGAAAAAAGTAGCGAAACTCCTTGCTGAACAGGGTTACACGCAGCCAATCGAACAGAAAGTAACCGTTCTTGGTAAAGACGCGCTTGGTATGTTCTATGTGGGAACCGACCAGATGCTTGCCGGAAACTACATTTCTGAACACGACAAGAAAATCGCTGACAAACTGGGTTACGTCATGGTGGGAGGAAATCTTTCCGAACCGACGGTCGTAACAGAACAGTATCTGCTGAACCTTGAAAGAGAAACATTCCTCTCCCTAACCGGTGAAAGAAAAACGCTTGAGAGAATTCAGTATATGTTACAGAACGGGAAACCGCTGCGCAACTAATTGTACAATGTAAAAAGTACAAAGTACAATGTATTTTGAATGTTTAATTTAAAAAGATGCATAATTTCAGAGAATTGGAGGTTTGGAAAAAAGCAATCGAACTGACCACAGTTTACTATAAAATTTCCAAAAACTTTCCAAAGGACGAAATTTTCGGATTGACCTCGCAGTCGCGAAGAAGTTTAGTTTCGATTTCTTCAAACATTGCCGAAGGTGCAGGAAGAGATACCGACAAGCAGTTTGTGCAGTTTCTGTCGGTGGCTTTGGCTTCCTCTTTCGAATTCGAAACTCAATTACTCGTTTCTAAAAATCTGGAATATGTAGATTTTGACAGTTATACTTTAATTTTTAACGAATTAAGACACATTCAAAATATGTTGATAAAATTGATTAACAAATACAAATCTTAAAAATCATTGTACATATTACATTGTACATTATACAACAAAGTATGAAACAAGCATATATAGTTAAAGGATACAGAACAGCGGTAGGAAAAGCACCGAAAGGTTCCCTGCGCTTCACACGTCCTGACGTGATGGCGGCTACCGTTATCGAAAAACTGATGGCTGAGCTGCCACAGTTAGACAAAAACAGAATCGACGACCTGATCGTTGGAAACGCAATGCCCGAAGCAGAACAGGGACTGAACGTTGCGCGTCTGATTTCCCTGATGGGTCTTCAGACCGATAAAGTTCCGGGAGTTACCGTCAACAGATACTGCGCGTCTGGCTCTGAAGCCATTGCCATTGCCTCTGCAAAAATTCAGGCAGGAATGGCGGACTGCATCATTGCAGGTGGAACAGAATCTATGAGTTACATCCCGATGGGCGGTTACAAGCCCGTTCCGGAAACGGATGTGGCAAAATCCAACCCGGATTATTACTGGGGAATGGGTTACACCGCAGAAGCCGTTGCCAATCAGTATAAAATTTCCCGTGAGGAACAGGATGAATTTGCTTTCAATTCTCATCAAAAAGCATTGAAGGCCCTGGAAGAAGGAAAATTCGCCAACCAAATCGTTCCTATTCCGGTAGAATACAATTATCTGGATGAAAACCAGAAAATGCAGTCTAAGAAATTCGATTTTGCGGTGGATGAAGGACCAAGGAAAGACACCTCGCTGGAAGGTTTGGCAAAACTTCGCCCTGTATTCGCCAACGGTGGTTCGGTAACAGCCGGAAATTCCTCTCAAATGTCAGACGGCGCCGCATTCGTCGTAGTAATGTCTGAAGAAATGGTGAAGGAATTAGGTTTGGCGCCGGAAGCAAGACTCGTTTCTTACGCTGCAGCGGGCCTTGAACCAAGAATTATGGGAATGGGACCAATCTACGCAATTCCAAAAGCATTGAAACAAGCAGGCTTGGAACTGAAAGACATCGATTTAATTGAATTGAACGAGGCATTTGCTTCTCAATCTGTTGCGATCAAAAAAGAATTAGGTCTAAATCCTGAAATTTTGAACGTCAACGGAGGCGCAATTGCTCTTGGTCACCCACTGGGTTGTACCGGAACAAAACTCACCGTTCAGCTCCTGGACGAAATGCGCCGAAGAGGAAACAAATACGGAATGGTAACGATGTGCGTGGGAACCGGGCAGGGAGCGGCTTCAATCTTTGAGTTGTTATAATTCTGAATTTTGAATGTTGAGTTTTGAATTGAAATGAAGCCTGAAAATACTATTCGAGATAAATCTTTTGATTTTGCATTGATGATTATTGAATTGTTCAAAATCTGCAAATCGCAAAATGAATTTGTCATATCGAAACAGTTGTTAAGAAGCGGCACTAGCATTGGAGCCAATGTTCAGGAAGCAACTGCAGGTTTTTCAAAGAAAGATTTTCTTTATAAAATGGCGATTGCCAGTAAAGAGGCAAGAGAAACCCAGTATTGGATTTTGCTTCTTTCAAAATCAAAACTTGTAGTTTTTAATGAAGAAAAATATTTAACTGAAATTCAAAGTATCGTCAACATTCTAACTTCAATTGTAAAAACAACCAGTGAGAATTTAAACAACACATAACCCAAAATTCAAAATCCAAAATTTAAAATTATAAAAAAATGAGCGATACATTACAAAACACATTAAAAGGCGGCGAATTCTTAATTAAAGATTTCGAAGCTCAGGAGATTTTCTCCCTTGAAGACCTGAACGACGAGCAAAAAATGCTGCGCGAATCCCTTGAAGAATTTATGGAGCGTGAAGTGGTGCCACACCGCGAGCGTTTCGAGAAAAAAGATTACGCACTTACTGAGGAAACTATGCGCAAGCTGGGCGAAATGGGAACCTTGGGAATTGCAGTTCCTGAAAATTACGGCGGTCTGGGTATGGGCTTCGTGTCCACCATGCTGGCTTGCGATATCGTTTCAGGCGCAAACGGTTCTTTGGCTACGGCTTACGGAGCACACACCGGAATCGGTACCCTTCCTATCCTGCTTTACGGAACTGAAGAGCAGAAGCAGAAATATCTTCCTGCTTTGGCAATGGGTGAAAAATTCGGAGCATATTGTTTGACTGAGCCGGATGCAGGTTCTGATGCAAATTCCGGAAAAACAAAAGCAAGACTTTCTGAAGACGGTCAACACTACATCGTCAACGGACAGAAAATGTGGATCTCCAACGCTGGTTTTGCGGATACATTCACATTCTTTGCAAAGATTGATGATGACAAAAACATCACCGGTTTCGTGATCAACAGAAGCGAACTGGAAGACCCTGCAAGTTTGACATTAGGTGAAGAGGAGCACAAACTCGGCATCCGTTCATCTTCTACACGACAGGTATTTTTCAATGATATGAAAGTTCCTGTTGAAAACCTTTTGGGTGAAAGAAACAACGGCTTCAAAATCGCGCTGAACGCGCTGAATGCGGGCAGAATAAAACTGGCGGCTGCAAATATCGACGGACAAAGAAGAATCCTGAACCACTCTGTCACTTATGCCAACGAGAGAAAGCAGTTTGGTGTGGCGATTTCCACTTTTGGTGCCATCCGAAAGAAAATTGCAGAAATGGCAACAGGAATATTCGTTTCGGAAGCCGGTTGCTACAGAGCTGCGAAAAATGTAGAAGACAAAGTTGCTGAACTGATTGCCGGTGGAATGGATCATCAAAAAGCTGAAATGAAAGCTCTTGAAGATTTCGCAGTGGAATGTTCAATTCTGAAAGTTTTCGTTTCTGATTTAACGCAGAATATCTCTGACGAAGGAATCCAGATATACGGCGGTATGGGCTTCTCTGAAGATGCACCAATGGAAGCAGCTTGGAGAGATGCCAGAATCGGCAGAATTTATGAAGGAACCAATGAAATCAACCGTCTTCTTGCCGTAGGAATGCTTATTAAAAAAGCAATGAAAGGCGAACTTGACCTTCTGAAACCTGCCATGGCAATAGGTAAGGAACTGATGGGAATTCCGTCTTTCGAAGTACCGGACTATTCAGAATTCATGTCTGAAGAAAAAGCAATCATCCACAATCTGAAGAAAGTTTTCTTAATGGTTGCGGGGGCAGCACTTCAGAAATACATGACAGATATCGAGAAACAGCAGCATCTGTTGCTGAACGCCTCTGAAATACTGAACCAGATTTATATGGCAGAATCAGCAGTCTTAAGAGCTGAAAAACATTTCTCAGCCGAGTCAGTGGAAGCTGCAATGGCTCAGTTAAATCTTTACAAAGCCGTTGAAAAAATTACGGTGGCTGCTAAAGAGGGAATCGTTTCTTTCGCAGAAGGCGACGAACAGAGAATGATGCTTTCAGGCCTCAGAAGATTCACCAAATACACGAATATGCCGAATGTGGTGGCTCTGACTGAAAAAGTGGCTGCCCATTTCATTGAAAAAGGGAAGTACTAATTTCTATATGTTATTTTGAATTGAAAACGCTCCGAAATTCGGGGCGTTTTCTTATTCAGGTCAGAATTTATAGGGAAAATCAATTCAGAAAATAATTGTAAAACATATTCATAAAACGGTTCATATCCTGCTGCATAGCGGCTGCCAGCAAATACTTGATGCGGAAAAGAACAGGTTCTACCCCATTGGCAAGTTTCAAAATTTCACGCTCCGGAATAATTCCGTAAAGTTTCCCTTTATAAGCAATATTCAGAGCGTTATCCATCAATGAAACGGTGATACTGCCGAGTTTTTTGTAATAGGTATTCTCCGAAATGCGTACAAAACCGTCTTCCATCATTTCTGATACAAGCATATTAAATATCTTCTGTGCGTCCGGAG
The sequence above is a segment of the Chryseobacterium taklimakanense genome. Coding sequences within it:
- a CDS encoding four helix bundle protein translates to MHNFRELEVWKKAIELTTVYYKISKNFPKDEIFGLTSQSRRSLVSISSNIAEGAGRDTDKQFVQFLSVALASSFEFETQLLVSKNLEYVDFDSYTLIFNELRHIQNMLIKLINKYKS
- a CDS encoding thiolase family protein — its product is MKQAYIVKGYRTAVGKAPKGSLRFTRPDVMAATVIEKLMAELPQLDKNRIDDLIVGNAMPEAEQGLNVARLISLMGLQTDKVPGVTVNRYCASGSEAIAIASAKIQAGMADCIIAGGTESMSYIPMGGYKPVPETDVAKSNPDYYWGMGYTAEAVANQYKISREEQDEFAFNSHQKALKALEEGKFANQIVPIPVEYNYLDENQKMQSKKFDFAVDEGPRKDTSLEGLAKLRPVFANGGSVTAGNSSQMSDGAAFVVVMSEEMVKELGLAPEARLVSYAAAGLEPRIMGMGPIYAIPKALKQAGLELKDIDLIELNEAFASQSVAIKKELGLNPEILNVNGGAIALGHPLGCTGTKLTVQLLDEMRRRGNKYGMVTMCVGTGQGAASIFELL
- a CDS encoding four helix bundle protein is translated as MKPENTIRDKSFDFALMIIELFKICKSQNEFVISKQLLRSGTSIGANVQEATAGFSKKDFLYKMAIASKEARETQYWILLLSKSKLVVFNEEKYLTEIQSIVNILTSIVKTTSENLNNT
- a CDS encoding acyl-CoA dehydrogenase family protein, yielding MSDTLQNTLKGGEFLIKDFEAQEIFSLEDLNDEQKMLRESLEEFMEREVVPHRERFEKKDYALTEETMRKLGEMGTLGIAVPENYGGLGMGFVSTMLACDIVSGANGSLATAYGAHTGIGTLPILLYGTEEQKQKYLPALAMGEKFGAYCLTEPDAGSDANSGKTKARLSEDGQHYIVNGQKMWISNAGFADTFTFFAKIDDDKNITGFVINRSELEDPASLTLGEEEHKLGIRSSSTRQVFFNDMKVPVENLLGERNNGFKIALNALNAGRIKLAAANIDGQRRILNHSVTYANERKQFGVAISTFGAIRKKIAEMATGIFVSEAGCYRAAKNVEDKVAELIAGGMDHQKAEMKALEDFAVECSILKVFVSDLTQNISDEGIQIYGGMGFSEDAPMEAAWRDARIGRIYEGTNEINRLLAVGMLIKKAMKGELDLLKPAMAIGKELMGIPSFEVPDYSEFMSEEKAIIHNLKKVFLMVAGAALQKYMTDIEKQQHLLLNASEILNQIYMAESAVLRAEKHFSAESVEAAMAQLNLYKAVEKITVAAKEGIVSFAEGDEQRMMLSGLRRFTKYTNMPNVVALTEKVAAHFIEKGKY
- a CDS encoding CBS domain-containing protein; protein product: MSLSPDAQKIFNMLVSEMMEDGFVRISENTYYKKLGSITVSLMDNALNIAYKGKLYGIIPEREILKLANGVEPVLFRIKYLLAAAMQQDMNRFMNMFYNYFLN